In uncultured Methanobrevibacter sp., a single window of DNA contains:
- a CDS encoding adenylosuccinate synthetase → MTCSILVGGAWGDEGKGKCITYLCDNDKPSIIARAGVGPNAGHSVEFNGEKYGLRLTPSGFVHKDAKLMIGAGVLVNPDVLFKEFEDLKKYDVKGRMSVDPRCAIITEEHMARDKNSEHLAKKIGSTGSGCGPANSDRVMRSVGLAKDVPELEDYLADVSVACNEAIDNGEDVFIEGSQGFALSLYYGSYPFVTSKDTTASTFAADVGVGPTKVDEVINVFKSYISRVGEGPFPTEMTQEEAESKGLEEYGVVTGRRRRIMELAKESCRINGATQIALTCVDKLYDCARVQDYGQLSAETKAFISEIEQETGVPVTIISTGPDLKDTIDLRKELL, encoded by the coding sequence ATGACTTGTAGTATACTAGTTGGTGGAGCTTGGGGAGATGAAGGTAAAGGAAAGTGCATCACCTACCTTTGTGATAATGATAAGCCAAGCATTATTGCTCGTGCAGGAGTCGGACCAAATGCAGGGCATTCTGTTGAATTCAATGGCGAAAAATATGGCTTAAGATTAACTCCATCTGGTTTTGTTCATAAAGATGCTAAACTCATGATTGGTGCAGGAGTTTTAGTAAATCCAGATGTATTATTTAAGGAATTTGAAGACTTAAAGAAATATGATGTAAAGGGAAGAATGTCTGTAGACCCTAGATGTGCTATCATTACTGAAGAACACATGGCTAGAGATAAGAATTCAGAGCATTTGGCTAAAAAAATTGGAAGTACAGGATCCGGTTGCGGGCCTGCTAATTCAGATCGTGTAATGAGATCAGTTGGACTTGCAAAAGATGTCCCGGAACTTGAAGATTATCTTGCTGATGTGTCTGTTGCATGCAATGAAGCTATTGACAATGGTGAAGATGTATTCATTGAGGGTTCACAAGGTTTTGCCCTTTCACTTTATTACGGTTCATATCCATTTGTGACCAGTAAAGACACCACTGCATCAACTTTTGCAGCAGATGTTGGTGTAGGGCCAACTAAAGTGGATGAGGTAATCAATGTATTCAAATCTTACATTTCCCGTGTTGGAGAAGGTCCTTTCCCAACAGAAATGACTCAAGAGGAAGCGGAAAGCAAAGGTCTTGAGGAATATGGTGTTGTAACTGGAAGACGTAGAAGAATTATGGAACTTGCTAAGGAATCTTGTAGAATAAATGGGGCTACTCAAATAGCTTTAACTTGTGTTGATAAGTTATATGACTGTGCTCGTGTACAGGATTACGGTCAATTATCCGCTGAAACCAAGGCATTCATTTCAGAAATAGAACAAGAGACTGGTGTTCCAGTAACAATCATATCCACCGGACCAGACTTAAAGGACACTATTGACTTAAGAAAAGAATTATTATAA